From the Micromonospora sediminicola genome, one window contains:
- a CDS encoding PP2C family protein-serine/threonine phosphatase has protein sequence MLSDADRPVAPSTAAPSTVGRPASSSAAVDLAVLLIEDDPGDALLTRELLADSGLGTRFAQASSLTEAAATTSTPDCVLLDLHLPDSRGLAALRQVLHRWPDAAVVVLTGLADAATATAAVAAGAQDYLIKGQIDGTLLGRTVEYAVQRRRVVVTQRQLRDSRMQASENLRLQRGLLPTPLITDPTLAVTSRYVPGRGRSLLGGDFFDLVQDRDHTIHAVIGDVCGNGPDEAAIGVGLRVGWRTLTLAGVDKTSRMRLLEQVLVAERPREAMFATACTIRVTPDRSTVVVVSAGHPAPLVITPDGAYPAPIRHHLGLGMFPGRGRWQESVVTLPKDAGLLLYTDGAYEGFAEDGTRLGEQRFVNLAGSLSVTTDPGDFLTALLTEIRRGDDGRHNDDTALLHLTWPAKATEDEA, from the coding sequence GTGCTCAGTGACGCCGACCGGCCGGTGGCGCCGTCCACCGCCGCACCGTCGACGGTCGGGCGTCCGGCGTCATCGTCCGCAGCGGTAGATCTCGCGGTCCTGCTCATCGAGGATGATCCCGGCGATGCGCTGCTCACCCGGGAACTGCTGGCGGACAGTGGCCTGGGCACCCGGTTCGCGCAGGCCAGCAGCCTGACCGAGGCCGCAGCTACCACCTCGACGCCGGACTGTGTACTGCTTGACCTGCACCTGCCCGACAGCCGCGGGTTGGCGGCGCTCAGGCAGGTGCTGCACCGATGGCCGGACGCGGCCGTGGTGGTGCTCACCGGCCTGGCCGACGCCGCCACGGCCACGGCGGCCGTCGCCGCCGGCGCCCAGGACTACCTGATCAAGGGCCAGATCGACGGGACGCTTCTCGGGCGCACCGTCGAGTACGCCGTTCAGCGCCGCCGGGTGGTCGTCACGCAGCGGCAGTTGCGGGACAGCCGCATGCAGGCCAGCGAGAACCTCCGGCTGCAGCGGGGCCTGCTCCCTACGCCGTTGATCACCGATCCCACGTTGGCGGTCACCAGCAGATATGTACCGGGGCGAGGACGATCGCTGCTCGGCGGTGACTTCTTCGACCTGGTGCAGGACAGGGACCACACGATCCACGCCGTCATCGGTGACGTCTGCGGCAACGGCCCGGACGAGGCCGCGATCGGCGTCGGCCTCCGCGTCGGATGGCGCACCCTGACCCTGGCCGGAGTGGACAAGACCTCCCGGATGCGGCTGCTGGAACAGGTGCTGGTGGCCGAACGACCACGCGAGGCGATGTTCGCCACCGCCTGCACCATCCGCGTCACCCCGGACCGCTCGACCGTGGTCGTCGTCAGCGCCGGCCATCCCGCACCCCTGGTGATCACACCCGACGGCGCCTACCCCGCGCCGATCCGTCACCACCTCGGGTTGGGCATGTTCCCTGGACGGGGCCGCTGGCAGGAGTCCGTCGTCACTCTTCCGAAAGACGCGGGACTGCTGCTCTACACCGACGGAGCCTACGAAGGGTTCGCCGAGGACGGGACCCGGCTCGGCGAGCAACGATTCGTCAACCTCGCCGGCAGCTTGAGCGTCACCACCGATCCCGGCGACTTCCTCACCGCTCTCCTCACCGAGATCAGGCGCGGCGACGACGGCCGACACAACGACGACACCGCCCTGCTCCACCTGACCTGGCCTGCGAAAGCGACGGAGGATGAGGCCTGA
- a CDS encoding Gfo/Idh/MocA family protein, producing the protein MRPFGWGVVGCGWVTRDHVVPAIRAAGHRLVGACDSDPAAARALAPDRIAATDLHELLDHHEIEAVHVATPNHTHADVVAAVAKAGRPVLCEKPLAASLPDARRLVDAAGGTLAGAAFDQRFHPAHRRIADLVAAGDLGTVTAVRIVYGCWLPPGWSPDGRPHDNWRIDPARSGGGALADLAPHGVDLIGVLLGDDLAELTVRTQRRVHPYGVDDGAMLTGVTGGGVLVQAHVSFNTADPLPRRRLEVVGTRAQLVAADTLGQTAGGTLTRLDAETGTAEAVPFDTGMSPFTAQAQAFADAVRGGDWQWPLTRDLHLYELLHTAAERT; encoded by the coding sequence GTGCGGCCGTTCGGATGGGGAGTCGTCGGCTGCGGGTGGGTCACCCGCGACCACGTCGTGCCGGCGATCCGCGCGGCGGGACACCGGCTCGTCGGCGCCTGCGACAGCGACCCCGCCGCCGCCCGCGCGCTCGCCCCCGACCGGATCGCCGCAACCGACCTGCACGAACTGCTCGACCACCACGAGATCGAGGCGGTGCACGTGGCGACGCCGAACCACACGCACGCCGACGTGGTCGCGGCGGTGGCCAAGGCGGGCCGGCCGGTGCTGTGCGAAAAACCGCTCGCGGCCAGCCTGCCCGACGCCCGACGGCTGGTCGACGCGGCCGGGGGCACGCTCGCCGGAGCCGCCTTCGACCAACGGTTCCACCCCGCTCACCGGCGCATCGCCGACCTCGTCGCCGCCGGCGACCTGGGCACCGTCACCGCCGTGCGGATCGTCTACGGCTGCTGGCTGCCGCCGGGATGGAGCCCGGACGGGCGGCCGCACGACAACTGGCGCATCGACCCGGCGCGCTCCGGCGGCGGCGCCCTGGCCGACCTGGCCCCGCACGGCGTCGACCTCATCGGCGTGCTGCTCGGCGACGACCTGGCCGAGCTGACCGTCCGCACCCAACGTCGGGTGCATCCGTACGGAGTGGACGACGGCGCGATGCTGACCGGCGTCACCGGCGGCGGGGTGCTGGTGCAGGCGCACGTCTCGTTCAACACCGCCGACCCGCTGCCCCGCCGCCGGCTGGAGGTCGTCGGCACCCGCGCCCAACTCGTCGCCGCCGACACCCTCGGCCAGACCGCCGGCGGCACGCTGACCCGACTCGACGCCGAGACCGGCACCGCCGAGGCGGTGCCGTTCGACACCGGGATGAGCCCGTTCACCGCACAGGCACAGGCTTTCGCCGACGCCGTCCGCGGCGGCGACTGGCAGTGGCCGCTGACCCGCGACCTGCACCTGTACGAACTGCTGCACACCGCCGCCGAAAGGACCTGA
- a CDS encoding MBL fold metallo-hydrolase has translation MPLRPYACTNCGHWQRWFGPPPSCPVCTDVRNALPPDGWRFLAADEVAVGRQARSAAVAPGVTGYWSDPQLGLGSTGWVIETDVGQVGWEAAGWYPAAAIAELRARGGLVALGASHVHGYGALWQLQDELAPPVLAIGVDDLVWTKAFQVTWPTDDRHPLAPGLTMYRSGGHFPGHSVLHDERRGILFVGDLIKVEVAGETPVALSCHKAYHAQIPLSHAELRQARDLVEELDFDAVATPFEYAAPVARKQVLALFDRHLRGQPVAGPIPIEELT, from the coding sequence GTGCCCCTGCGCCCTTACGCCTGCACGAACTGCGGCCACTGGCAGCGGTGGTTCGGCCCGCCGCCGTCCTGCCCGGTCTGCACCGACGTGCGCAACGCGCTTCCCCCGGACGGCTGGCGGTTCCTCGCGGCCGACGAGGTGGCGGTCGGCCGACAGGCCCGCTCGGCCGCCGTCGCGCCCGGAGTGACCGGCTACTGGAGCGACCCGCAGCTCGGCCTCGGCAGCACCGGCTGGGTGATCGAGACCGACGTCGGCCAGGTCGGCTGGGAGGCCGCCGGTTGGTATCCGGCCGCCGCCATCGCCGAGCTGCGCGCCCGCGGCGGCCTGGTGGCGCTCGGCGCCAGCCACGTACACGGATACGGCGCGCTGTGGCAACTCCAGGACGAACTGGCCCCGCCGGTCCTCGCCATCGGCGTCGACGACCTGGTCTGGACCAAGGCGTTCCAGGTCACCTGGCCGACCGACGACCGGCATCCGCTCGCGCCCGGCCTGACCATGTACCGCAGCGGCGGCCACTTTCCGGGGCACAGCGTGCTGCACGACGAGCGGCGCGGGATCCTGTTCGTCGGCGACCTGATCAAGGTGGAGGTGGCTGGGGAGACGCCGGTCGCGCTCTCCTGCCACAAGGCCTACCACGCCCAGATCCCGCTCTCGCACGCCGAGTTGCGCCAGGCGCGCGACCTGGTCGAGGAGTTGGACTTCGACGCGGTCGCCACCCCCTTCGAGTACGCGGCACCCGTCGCCCGCAAGCAGGTGCTAGCCCTGTTCGACCGGCACCTGCGCGGGCAGCCGGTGGCCGGCCCGATCCCGATCGAGGAGCTGACATGA
- a CDS encoding YhjD/YihY/BrkB family envelope integrity protein has protein sequence MTAGSGQVPQRLRQMRAAAWRGVFRRAAQGFMKNSCTDLAAGLTYYAVLAVFPSAIVVVALVNLVSEGDRTVDTIVDLLRDLGAGAVVDQQLRDLIQEVVSSQGGAGALLSFGLLGALWSASGYVGGYTRASNVIHGVREGRPFWKLRPLQLLITAVSLLLMAVVVVILIVSGPVTRAVGDALDIGETARTLWSVLKWPALVLIAMVMLAMLGWLAPNVQPPRFRWLTVGGFVTLLAVAIVSFGFGLYVANFGSYDKTYGTLGGVIAFLGWLYLVNGAVLFGVEINAEVQRGRALQAGQPADDPVLPPRTAADGNRSDEVTTHAARPGERPPSPQRDAADDGARPRSGAAILAFAPRLLGASREQPDEEAPVSPDATTRAQESPSGTPEAMSTSELVTRAAEQVSTLMRDELALARAEMVAKGRRAGAGGGLFGGAAVLSLYGLGLLLALAVVLLDLVWPLWLAVLVVLVLVFAVAAVMALLGRRQLRAATPLVPQEAVSGVTADVDAVKTAVREGRSS, from the coding sequence GTGACCGCTGGCAGTGGTCAGGTGCCGCAGCGGCTGCGGCAGATGCGCGCGGCGGCGTGGCGCGGAGTGTTCCGGCGCGCGGCGCAGGGGTTCATGAAGAACAGTTGTACGGACCTGGCGGCAGGTCTGACCTATTACGCGGTGCTGGCGGTCTTTCCGTCCGCGATCGTCGTCGTCGCCCTGGTCAATCTTGTCTCCGAGGGTGACCGCACCGTCGACACGATCGTCGACCTGCTCCGCGACCTGGGGGCCGGGGCGGTGGTGGACCAGCAGTTGCGCGACCTGATCCAGGAGGTGGTGTCGAGTCAGGGTGGCGCGGGGGCGCTGTTGAGTTTCGGGTTGCTGGGTGCGCTGTGGTCGGCGTCGGGCTACGTCGGCGGTTACACCCGGGCGTCCAACGTGATCCACGGGGTGCGGGAGGGGCGGCCCTTCTGGAAGTTGCGTCCGCTGCAGCTGCTCATCACCGCGGTGTCGCTGCTGCTCATGGCCGTCGTCGTGGTGATCCTCATCGTGAGCGGTCCGGTCACCCGAGCCGTCGGCGACGCCTTGGACATCGGCGAGACCGCCCGCACTCTGTGGTCCGTGCTCAAGTGGCCTGCCCTGGTGTTGATCGCCATGGTGATGCTGGCGATGTTGGGGTGGCTCGCGCCGAACGTGCAGCCGCCGCGGTTCCGGTGGCTGACCGTGGGCGGCTTCGTCACCCTGCTCGCGGTGGCGATCGTGTCCTTCGGTTTCGGCTTGTACGTGGCCAACTTCGGCTCCTATGACAAGACCTACGGCACGCTCGGCGGGGTGATCGCGTTCCTGGGCTGGCTCTACCTCGTCAACGGTGCCGTCCTGTTCGGTGTCGAGATCAACGCCGAGGTGCAGCGTGGCAGGGCGCTGCAGGCCGGTCAGCCCGCCGACGATCCCGTCCTGCCTCCACGGACCGCAGCCGACGGCAACCGCTCCGACGAGGTGACGACGCATGCGGCGCGACCGGGTGAGCGGCCACCCTCGCCGCAGCGAGACGCCGCCGACGACGGCGCTCGTCCCCGCTCGGGGGCAGCTATCCTGGCGTTTGCGCCGCGACTGCTGGGGGCATCACGGGAGCAGCCAGACGAGGAGGCCCCGGTGTCGCCAGACGCAACCACCCGTGCACAGGAGTCGCCCTCCGGTACGCCGGAGGCGATGTCGACGTCGGAACTGGTCACCCGGGCCGCCGAGCAGGTGAGCACGCTGATGCGTGACGAGCTGGCGCTGGCCAGGGCGGAGATGGTCGCGAAGGGCCGGCGGGCCGGAGCCGGTGGCGGACTGTTCGGCGGCGCCGCGGTCCTGAGCCTGTACGGGTTGGGACTGCTGCTGGCGCTCGCGGTGGTGCTGCTGGACCTGGTCTGGCCGCTGTGGCTTGCGGTCCTGGTCGTCCTGGTGCTCGTGTTCGCCGTGGCCGCGGTGATGGCGCTGCTCGGCCGTCGGCAGTTGCGCGCGGCGACGCCGCTGGTGCCGCAGGAGGCGGTTTCCGGGGTCACGGCGGACGTGGACGCGGTGAAGACCGCGGTTCGGGAGGGACGATCGTCATGA
- a CDS encoding ATP-binding protein, whose amino-acid sequence MDSVRMPFGGSADSAPVRQAARKILADWDAAHVADDALAVITELMHNVIRHTDDGGKLELTRQADAILVEVFDNSTRQPRRLAPDPHRIGGRGLLIVEAMAREWGAHTIDDGRPGKVVWAKIPLDRPA is encoded by the coding sequence ATGGACTCGGTGCGGATGCCCTTCGGAGGCAGCGCTGACAGCGCGCCGGTCCGCCAGGCTGCCCGGAAAATCCTTGCCGACTGGGACGCCGCGCATGTCGCCGACGACGCGCTCGCCGTCATCACGGAACTGATGCACAACGTCATCAGGCACACCGACGACGGCGGAAAGCTGGAGCTGACGCGCCAGGCGGACGCGATCCTCGTCGAGGTGTTCGACAACTCCACCCGGCAACCCCGACGTCTCGCGCCGGACCCGCATCGGATCGGCGGGCGGGGCCTACTGATCGTGGAGGCCATGGCGCGCGAGTGGGGCGCGCACACCATCGACGACGGCCGGCCCGGCAAAGTGGTGTGGGCGAAAATCCCCCTCGACCGGCCCGCCTGA
- a CDS encoding DUF3618 domain-containing protein, with protein sequence MSESTPTDPQQLRAEIAQTRAALGDTVEALAAKTDVKARAKAGVEDAAARAREKVTTAAGRIEGAAGAVPLAVVGAAAVLAVLVALLVRRRRA encoded by the coding sequence ATGAGTGAGAGCACACCGACGGACCCGCAGCAGTTGCGGGCAGAGATCGCGCAGACGCGCGCCGCTCTCGGTGACACCGTGGAGGCGCTGGCGGCGAAGACCGACGTCAAGGCCCGCGCCAAGGCCGGCGTCGAGGACGCCGCCGCGCGGGCTCGGGAGAAGGTCACGACGGCGGCAGGTCGCATCGAGGGGGCAGCCGGGGCGGTGCCGCTGGCGGTGGTCGGCGCGGCGGCGGTGCTGGCGGTGCTGGTGGCCCTTCTGGTCCGGCGGCGGCGGGCGTGA
- a CDS encoding dihydrofolate reductase family protein, which produces MTATYTWDVFSTVDGYGSYDRSIDWGGYWGKQGPELLEHRAALFSAPQRMVYGATTFREVAQIMTSGLDPHSSDEWNVRLMRMPATVISSTLHDTLGWPDATIVSGDAVNIVAQLKQTSDVPLRSQASLSLNRALMAAGLVDRLQVTIFPVISGRSGTSPVLHGADDFDLELLESRTLDGHTQELVYRPTLR; this is translated from the coding sequence ATGACCGCCACGTATACCTGGGATGTCTTCTCCACCGTCGACGGCTACGGCTCCTACGATCGGAGCATCGACTGGGGCGGCTACTGGGGCAAGCAGGGCCCCGAGTTGCTCGAGCACCGCGCTGCCCTCTTCAGCGCGCCACAACGGATGGTCTACGGTGCCACCACCTTCCGCGAGGTCGCACAGATCATGACCTCGGGCCTCGATCCCCACTCGTCGGACGAGTGGAACGTCCGGCTGATGCGCATGCCCGCCACCGTGATCTCCTCCACGTTGCACGACACCCTCGGCTGGCCGGACGCGACCATCGTCAGCGGCGATGCCGTGAACATCGTCGCCCAGCTCAAGCAGACGTCGGACGTGCCGCTACGCTCGCAGGCCAGCCTGTCGCTGAACCGGGCGTTGATGGCCGCCGGACTGGTCGACCGACTCCAGGTGACCATCTTCCCCGTCATATCCGGACGAAGCGGAACCAGCCCCGTTCTGCACGGAGCGGACGACTTCGACCTGGAGTTGCTCGAGAGCCGGACCCTCGACGGCCACACCCAGGAGCTTGTCTACCGCCCCACCCTCCGATGA
- a CDS encoding inositol-3-phosphate synthase — protein sequence MTEQRIGVAVVGLGGAVATTAIAGVELLRLGMRDMAGLPLAHRTDLVPYESMVFGGWDLAPDDLAKAAHVHRVVEPAQLDTVAGPLGRISPWPAVADPAYCRNATGANTVPIGPLRERVAHLRADIARFRAEISAHQVVVVNLASTEARPDPASPALRSPAAFEAGLDADDPVITPGLLYAYAAIQEGCPYVNFTPGLGADVPALLELAERAGVPVAGKDGKTGQTLVKTVLAPAFRSRALTVEGWYSTNILGNRDGQILDDPSSLASKLDTKGSVLNQILGYDVDDHVVRIDYYRPRGDAKEAWDNIDLVGFLGQRMQLKVDFLCRDSILAAPLVLDLVRLLAEAGRRGERGAQEQLGYFFKAPVTRDGRTPEHALHAQERALLDWLDAPA from the coding sequence ATGACGGAGCAGCGCATCGGGGTCGCGGTGGTCGGACTGGGTGGCGCCGTGGCGACGACGGCGATAGCCGGGGTGGAACTGCTGCGCCTGGGCATGCGGGACATGGCCGGGCTGCCGCTGGCGCACCGCACGGATCTGGTGCCGTACGAGTCGATGGTCTTCGGCGGCTGGGACCTGGCGCCGGACGACCTGGCCAAGGCGGCGCACGTGCATCGCGTGGTCGAGCCGGCTCAGCTGGACACCGTCGCCGGGCCGCTCGGCCGGATCAGCCCCTGGCCGGCGGTGGCGGACCCGGCGTACTGCCGCAACGCCACCGGCGCCAACACGGTGCCCATCGGGCCGTTGCGGGAGCGGGTGGCGCATCTGCGCGCCGATATCGCCCGGTTCCGGGCCGAGATCTCCGCGCATCAGGTCGTGGTGGTGAATCTGGCCTCCACCGAGGCGCGGCCGGACCCGGCGTCACCGGCGCTGCGCAGCCCGGCCGCATTCGAGGCCGGGCTGGACGCCGACGATCCGGTGATCACACCGGGACTGCTCTACGCCTACGCGGCGATCCAGGAGGGCTGTCCCTACGTCAACTTCACGCCCGGTCTCGGCGCCGACGTGCCGGCTCTGCTGGAACTGGCCGAACGGGCGGGGGTGCCGGTCGCGGGCAAGGACGGCAAGACCGGTCAGACGCTGGTCAAGACCGTGCTCGCACCGGCCTTCCGGTCCCGTGCGTTGACCGTGGAGGGCTGGTACTCGACAAACATCCTCGGCAACCGGGACGGGCAGATCCTGGACGACCCGTCGTCGCTGGCGAGCAAGCTCGACACCAAGGGTTCCGTGCTCAACCAGATTCTCGGCTACGACGTCGACGACCACGTGGTGCGGATCGACTACTACCGACCGCGCGGCGACGCGAAGGAGGCCTGGGACAACATCGACCTCGTGGGCTTCCTCGGCCAACGGATGCAACTGAAGGTCGACTTCCTGTGCCGGGACTCGATTCTCGCCGCGCCGCTCGTGCTGGACCTGGTGCGGCTCTTGGCCGAGGCCGGCCGCCGGGGCGAGCGCGGCGCGCAGGAACAACTCGGCTACTTCTTCAAGGCGCCGGTCACCCGGGACGGGCGGACGCCGGAGCACGCGCTGCACGCCCAGGAGCGGGCCCTGCTGGACTGGCTGGACGCGCCGGCATGA
- a CDS encoding class I SAM-dependent methyltransferase, which translates to MTASPSAPVGATFRWRGPDGTTLHPDTRHTLADGLRRWPVVEGIPWLRPGRDDLRERAVAALDAGEPDAAAVLLLGDADDWWEAAPPPPEQLRTALRAGTLREAVRLLGLGRVGVYFLHRWSDPSWLAALALTAAHPPAGRPVVDLACGAGHLLRHLVRHGHRDAVGVDVVFAKLWLARRFVLPPGARVSLVCADLTAAWPLPPPTAARHVACHDALYFLPDKAAAVAAALACAGPGGALLLGHLHNARHPAGQAGLPLPAEQWTALLPGATAYAEEELTAAAVAGRPPEPAVPAELTGTEAVGLARDPAGPAADPGLLQPAPASPLRPNPLYVDGARRWPDPRWAEEYGGRAAGYLPERWPAEPGPDAVRRRLLLDLPERW; encoded by the coding sequence GTGACCGCGTCCCCCTCCGCGCCCGTCGGCGCTACTTTCCGGTGGCGCGGCCCCGACGGCACGACACTGCACCCGGACACCCGGCACACGCTCGCCGACGGTCTTCGCCGCTGGCCCGTGGTCGAGGGCATCCCCTGGCTGCGCCCGGGGCGCGACGATCTGCGGGAGCGGGCGGTGGCCGCGCTCGACGCGGGCGAACCCGATGCCGCCGCCGTGCTGCTGCTCGGCGACGCCGACGACTGGTGGGAGGCGGCACCACCCCCGCCGGAGCAGCTCCGCACCGCGCTGCGCGCCGGCACCCTGCGCGAGGCGGTCCGGCTGCTCGGTCTCGGTCGGGTCGGGGTGTACTTCCTCCATCGCTGGTCCGATCCGAGCTGGCTGGCCGCCCTGGCGCTGACCGCCGCACACCCGCCCGCCGGCCGGCCCGTGGTCGACCTGGCCTGCGGCGCTGGGCACCTGCTGCGTCACCTGGTCCGTCACGGACACCGCGATGCCGTCGGAGTCGACGTGGTCTTCGCGAAGCTGTGGCTGGCCCGCCGGTTCGTCCTTCCGCCCGGCGCGCGGGTGTCCCTGGTCTGCGCCGACCTGACCGCCGCCTGGCCGCTGCCACCGCCCACGGCTGCCCGGCACGTGGCCTGCCACGACGCCCTCTACTTCCTTCCGGACAAGGCCGCTGCGGTGGCCGCCGCCCTGGCCTGCGCCGGGCCCGGCGGGGCGCTGCTGCTGGGTCACCTGCACAACGCGCGGCATCCGGCCGGCCAAGCCGGGCTGCCCCTGCCCGCCGAGCAATGGACCGCACTGCTGCCGGGGGCCACCGCCTACGCCGAGGAGGAGCTGACGGCGGCCGCGGTCGCCGGGCGGCCACCCGAACCCGCGGTTCCGGCCGAGCTGACCGGCACCGAGGCCGTCGGCCTGGCCCGGGACCCCGCCGGCCCGGCGGCCGACCCGGGGCTGCTGCAACCGGCCCCGGCGAGCCCCCTGCGACCCAACCCGCTCTACGTCGACGGCGCCCGTCGCTGGCCCGACCCGCGCTGGGCCGAGGAGTACGGCGGCCGGGCCGCCGGCTACCTTCCGGAGCGCTGGCCGGCGGAGCCGGGCCCGGACGCGGTACGCCGTCGGCTGCTGCTCGACCTGCCCGAGCGGTGGTGA
- the galE gene encoding UDP-glucose 4-epimerase GalE, protein MAASPVVVAVTRGGLLVKVLIAGGAGFIGSTVASALTDAGHTPVVLDNLVTGRREFCRGRAFQLGDIGDADAVDRMLRRHPDIGVVVHCAALIAVPDSVARPVDYYRANVSATLEFVDRLLAHGVHRLIFSSSAAIYAPGAGLGVDETSPLEAGSPYAQTKLVVERMLADIAASSPLRVLSLRYFNPIGADPAMRTGLQTAVPSHALGRLMLAHRAGVPFAVNGLDWPTRDGSGLRDYVHVWDLAVAHLRALERFDDIFAVGAAPHVAVNLGSGTGTTVLELVAAFNAVVDRPVLVREAPRRPGDAAGAYARGRRARELLGWRARRDLATGIADSLAWHDRRERLLGDLAPRRRQLAG, encoded by the coding sequence ATGGCGGCGTCACCGGTCGTGGTGGCGGTCACCCGGGGAGGTCTACTGGTGAAGGTGCTGATCGCGGGCGGAGCGGGGTTCATCGGCAGCACTGTCGCCTCGGCGTTGACCGATGCCGGACACACGCCGGTGGTGCTGGACAACCTGGTCACCGGGCGGCGCGAGTTCTGCCGCGGACGGGCGTTCCAGCTCGGCGACATCGGCGACGCCGACGCGGTGGACCGCATGCTGCGCCGGCATCCGGACATCGGGGTGGTGGTGCACTGCGCCGCGCTGATCGCGGTGCCCGACTCGGTGGCCCGCCCGGTGGACTACTACCGGGCCAACGTGTCGGCGACGCTGGAGTTCGTCGACCGGCTACTTGCCCACGGCGTACACCGGTTGATCTTCAGCTCGTCCGCGGCGATCTACGCTCCGGGCGCGGGCCTCGGCGTCGACGAGACGTCGCCGCTGGAGGCCGGCAGCCCGTACGCGCAGACCAAGCTGGTGGTGGAGCGGATGCTCGCCGACATCGCGGCCAGCAGCCCGCTGCGGGTGCTGTCCCTGCGCTACTTCAACCCCATCGGCGCGGACCCCGCGATGCGAACCGGGCTGCAGACCGCGGTTCCGTCGCACGCCCTGGGCCGGCTGATGCTCGCGCACCGAGCCGGTGTGCCGTTCGCGGTCAACGGGCTCGACTGGCCCACCCGCGACGGCTCGGGACTTCGCGACTACGTGCACGTCTGGGACCTGGCTGTGGCACACCTGCGGGCACTGGAACGCTTCGACGACATCTTCGCCGTCGGTGCCGCTCCGCACGTGGCGGTGAACCTGGGCAGCGGCACCGGCACCACCGTGCTCGAACTGGTCGCGGCGTTCAACGCGGTGGTCGACCGGCCGGTCCTGGTGCGGGAGGCGCCGCGTCGGCCCGGCGACGCCGCCGGCGCGTACGCCCGGGGTCGCCGGGCCCGTGAGTTGCTGGGCTGGCGGGCGCGACGTGACCTCGCCACCGGCATCGCCGACTCACTGGCCTGGCACGACCGGCGCGAGCGGCTTCTCGGGGATCTGGCACCGCGCCGTCGGCAACTCGCTGGCTGA
- a CDS encoding FUSC family protein, producing MADDRRNGRAAGAAWRAAAEHGERDVVSARRRGQAAGRVRLRQTEVILVISVQAGLAAALAAVLADHLLGPGAHVFAPSAAVGTIATAIGQRARRTVELLAGVGLGIAIGDGLRFLLGSGPWQTGVMVALAIAAALLLSGRGSALVGQAGGTAVLIATLAPMERGLELPRILDALVGAVVGIAVVTLLLPVNPLRILDKATKPIFDSLSGQLNRVARALVDRDAEAAVRVLEELRNLDDDLGRMHEALAGADEVVTLAPVRWRRRQQFHRYADIAQHLERLVVDARGMSRWAANALQYRELMPPSLPRGIARLADAIDQLRRESHRGSGHAHSRDMARQAVELAAAARSGGLRTYGDGLVADLRTAASDVLRATGCPPPEANRIVRAAADAGTTAT from the coding sequence GTGGCTGACGACCGGCGGAACGGGCGCGCCGCCGGCGCGGCGTGGCGTGCGGCCGCCGAACACGGTGAGCGGGACGTCGTGAGCGCGCGGCGGCGCGGTCAGGCCGCCGGCCGGGTCCGCCTCCGTCAGACGGAGGTCATCCTGGTGATCTCGGTCCAGGCCGGTCTGGCGGCTGCCCTCGCCGCCGTTCTCGCCGACCACCTGCTCGGCCCGGGGGCGCACGTGTTCGCGCCGTCCGCGGCCGTCGGCACGATCGCGACGGCCATCGGGCAACGCGCGCGGCGTACCGTCGAGTTGCTGGCCGGCGTCGGGCTCGGGATCGCCATCGGCGACGGGTTGCGGTTCCTGCTCGGGTCGGGCCCGTGGCAGACCGGGGTGATGGTCGCTCTGGCGATCGCCGCGGCTCTGCTGCTCTCCGGCCGGGGTAGCGCCCTCGTCGGTCAGGCCGGCGGCACGGCGGTGCTGATCGCCACGCTCGCACCGATGGAGCGCGGGCTCGAGCTCCCACGGATCTTGGACGCCCTCGTCGGTGCGGTCGTGGGCATCGCCGTCGTCACCCTGCTGCTGCCGGTCAATCCGCTGCGCATCCTGGACAAGGCCACCAAGCCGATCTTCGACTCGTTGTCCGGTCAGCTGAACCGGGTTGCGCGCGCGCTGGTCGACCGGGACGCCGAAGCCGCCGTACGGGTGCTCGAGGAACTCCGCAACCTCGACGACGACCTCGGTCGGATGCACGAGGCGCTGGCCGGCGCCGACGAGGTGGTCACGCTCGCACCGGTGCGTTGGCGCCGCCGGCAGCAGTTTCACCGGTACGCGGACATCGCCCAGCACCTGGAGCGCCTGGTCGTTGACGCGCGTGGCATGTCCCGCTGGGCAGCGAACGCGCTGCAGTATCGCGAGCTGATGCCCCCGTCGTTGCCCCGGGGGATCGCCCGCCTCGCCGATGCCATCGACCAGCTACGGCGGGAGAGTCACCGCGGAAGCGGCCACGCGCACAGCCGGGACATGGCCCGACAGGCGGTCGAGTTGGCCGCGGCGGCCCGGAGCGGCGGCCTGCGCACGTACGGCGACGGCCTCGTCGCCGACCTGCGGACGGCCGCCAGCGACGTCCTTCGGGCGACCGGTTGTCCACCGCCCGAGGCGAACCGGATCGTCCGCGCGGCGGCCGACGCCGGGACGACGGCTACCTGA